The window TTACCTTTCCCCACTgagaagggcctggtgggaggCGAAGGCACAGCATCTACCAAGAGCAAGCAGGAAAGAAGAGGGCTGGTCCCCTGTACCCTTGAGCCCAGGAAGCTCTGCCAAGGCCGGGGCTGGGGTGGCAGGGGCTCAGGGGCCCTGCCCGTGCTGGCAGAGCCCAAGAGGGCTGCCTGGTGCTGCagcgccagccccaagcatgtggTGAGGGGGGCTGGCTGGGCTCCCTCCTCCACAGCAAATGTTCCCTTGGGGAAACtgctggcgggggtggggggtggctctaggaggtggggtgggatggggaggcactCTTTCTTGTCCCAGCTGCCTGGCTGGGTTTTCCTAGCTTACTGGTCTCTGAGGTGTCAGCTCTTCCCAGAAGTTCTCCCAAATGAGTAGAAGGGAGAGAGTTGGTTTGGGGCTTAGGGGAGATCCAGAAGGAGCTTGAAATCCCACTGCCTGGGGCTCAGAATCCTCTTCCATCCCAGATCTGGTGTCTGAGCCCCGCTTatcctctggttcctctactcAGCTCACATCTTGTTAGCCTTCATTCCAGGGCAGCGATCCGAGGCTAGCTCCCAGCTCAGAGCAATACCTGCCTCTGTGTTCCCCATCACCTGTTCGCCCCGTGACATCCCTCGCCTGATTAAAACTGCTATTGCCCTGCCCTTTTGTTCCCTTATCCAACACATAGATATCAAGCATCTGAGCAAAAGATgccaggaccaaaaaaaaaaaaaaaaaaagatacacacggaataattccatttatatgaaattcaagagCAGGCAAACCTGATCCATGATGATAGAGGTCAGGATCACCATTGCCGCTGGGAGGTGGGGATTGTCTGgaagaggcaggtgggagggaacTCTGAGTGATGGAAATATTACATGGTGTTTACATCTGTCAGAACTCACCAGACCGTATATTTACTGCCTAGGCATTTCACGGTATGTAAAGTTTgccttcatcttttaaaatgtggacAGTTTTCACTGAACCACTGCTATGTGCCAGACCCTGTGCCAGCAGGGAAGGAGACAAGTGTGCCTGCCCCACCCAGCTTACATTTCAGGGGTTGTGGTTTTCATCCTCTTCTTGCATCGGCCCCTGCTGTCTGCCCTTGGACTGGCCTCCTGCCCTGCCtgtagtggggaaaaaaagggggATGGGTCAAAGGGCAAGATGCAGTCTAGAGATCTGTCCCATCAgccaattatcttttttttttaaatttattattttatttatttggctgtcccaggtcttagttgcagcatgcaaactcgtagttgcggcatatgggatctagttcccagaccagggatggaacctgtgctccctgcattgggagcgtggagtcttacccactgaaccatcagagaagtcgCCCAGCCAGTTAACAACACACCAGTCAAGATGGGAAGGCAGGATGCACGAGGCTTGGAGCCTACAGACTTGACTCCCTGACTGTATTCTCTCAGCACTCTGCGATCTTCAGCAAGTTGCCTAATCCCTCTGGGACCACTTTCCTCATCTTTCTTATGGGATTAATAACCATCAGAATTAGAGGCTTTGCCGTGAGAAAATTCACGGTCAGAACTGGAGTCGTTTCCATTTATTGGAGTGGTACATGGTTAAGACTACTCCAATAAATGGAAATGATTCCACTTCTGACCACGAATTTTCTCACGGCAGAGCCTCTAACTCTGATGATGAAGGCATTCTTAATCCCATAAGTACATAAGAgcggcttcccaagtggtgctagtggtaaagaacctgcctgccaatgaagatgtaagagacgtaggttcgacccttgggttgggaagatcccctggagaaggaattgacaacccactccagtattcttgcctgggaagtcccatggacagaggagcctggcgggctacagtccatagggtcgcagagagtcggacacgactgagcacacacatacacatggttAAGAACACACGTTGGAGAGGCAGTCtgcctggttttatttttatttattattatttttggccaagcagtgaggcatgcgggatcttagttcctcaaccaggaatggaacctgtgccccctgcaacgGAAGCGccagccttaaccactggacaggcagggaagtcccctgcctgGTTTAAATCTCAGCCACTAGCGAGCAGGGTGACCTTGGAGAAGTCACccgtgcacgtgtgcatgctaagtcacttcagctgtgtctgactctgtgcgacgctatggactgtagcccaccatgctcctctgtccatgggatttcccaggcaagaatactggagtgggttgccatgcccttctctaggggatcttcctgacccagggattgaacctgtgtcttctgcatctcctgcattgcaggcgaattctttacggctgagccaccggggaagccccaagcaAGTCACCCAGCTCATGtcaaacctctctgagcctcagtttctccatctttaaaatcGGGGCAGTGGGGGTACCTACCTCACAGGTTTGTGGCAAGGATTCAACGCGATACTTTTAGTACAGTGCTGGGCACATGACAGGCTGGCAATAAACCAGAGGGAGTGTTTCTGCTGGCAGCTCTAGCAGGAGGGCTTGGAGTAGGAGGGGAGAAGTCAGGGGCAAAAAGGCTGCTGGTGAGAGCGTGTGCAAGAGGAAGCGTTACAGAACGAGTGTGGTCACCGTTTGTGGTGCTCAAAGGCGCTCGTGTGCTCCAGTCCTCTGTCCACCGCAGTTACCCACCGACCTTGAGCACAGCTGGAGGAACTCGGCAGAAGGGGTGAGTGCGCTAACCGGGAACCTGCGGCGCGCTGAGGGTGTACCGAGCGGGGAGAGGTACGGAGCCAAGCTTGGGTCCCCGCAGATCCTCGACCCACCCTGAAAAAGCCCAGAAAGAGCACTGTTCTGAGTTACTCCCCTAATGTGACCCTAGCGGGAAGACTGGACGCACGCCGCTGGACACGAACGGCGGGCGTCGGCCTCGCCTCTCAGTCCCTCCTGGAGAGCCACTTGTCCAGGCTTGGGTCGCGCGCCAGCATTTCCTCACTGCTCGTTTCCTTCTTGGACTGGCAGCTCTGGGCGCCTGCAAACCGCACACCAAACGGCTCGCGGTGGCTGGAAGCGTAGACAGCGTCAGTCGTCGGGTTTGTGTTGGCACGGAGCCAGGCTTGCGGGGCGCGGTTCTTGGGTTCCCTGGGTTAGTGCTGTCTCCGGTGCCCGACCGGTGGGAAAGCGGGCCGCGGGCCGGGGCTCCAGGACCCAACTCAGCCGCACcttggccccgccccgccctccttCCGCTTCATTGGCAGCCGCGCGCGCGTCGGGGGTTGCCAGGGCGACGGGTCTCCAAGCTGAGAATCCGCGCTAACTCGAACCAGTCGGCCTCCAGCGGAGGGAGCGGCGGAGGCCGGAGGGCGGGCGGCCGAGCGCGGCGCGCCGCGGCGGGGCCCCAGGGGGGcgcctcctccccgccccgcaCGGCCTCCCTCGCGGAGCAGGGACAGGCCGGGGCGGGGGGTCCCGGAGCCAGCGCGGCCTCGGCCCCGTCTAGGAGGCCCAGGGGCCGCCAGGGCGGGGCGAtgccgggcggcggcggcggtggcccCGCCCGGGGCTGGTGACCATGGGCATCGCCGAGTCTACGCCGGACGAGCTGCCGTCGGACGCTGAGGAGCAACTGCGCAACGGCGAGCAGCAGTTGGAGCTGAGCGGGAGGCGGCTGCGGCGGCTTCCCAGCGCCGTGTGCGCGCTGAGCCGCCTGCAGAAGCTGTACGTGAGCGGCACGGGGCTGCGCGAGCTGCCCGAGGAGATCGAGGAGCTGCGCGAGCTGCGCATCCTGGCGCTCGACTTCAACAAACTCGAGCGCCTGCCCGACGGCCTGTGTCGCCTTCCGCGCCTCACGCGCCTCTACCTGGGCAGCAACCGGCTGCTGGCGCTGCCCGCCGACTTCGCGCAGCTGCAGAGCTTGCGCTGCCTCTGGATCGAGGGCAACTTCCTGCGGCGCTTTCCGCGCCCGTTGTTGCGCCTGGTGGCGCTGCAGTCGCTGCAGATGGGCGACAACCGGTTGCGCGCGCTGCCCGCGGAGCTGCCGCGCATGACGGGCCTGCGCGGTCTCTGGCTCTACGGCAACCGCTTCGAGGAATTCCCGCCCGCGTTGCTGCGCATGGGCCGCCTGCACATCCTCGACCTAGACCGCAACCGCCTGGGCGGCTTCCCGGACCTGCACCCGCTGCGCGCCCTGCGCGTCTTCTCCTACGACCACAACCCGGTCACTGGCCCCCCCCGCGTGGCCGACACAGTCTTCCTTGTGGGCGAGGGCGCCGTCGAGCGCATGGCCGAGCGCGACGAGCCCACGCCCCGGCCGCTGCCCAGGCGCCCAGCGCGGGCCTTTGaggatgaagaggaagaagacCTGCTCATAGGGGGCGGtagctcccgggctctggagggCCCCGGGGACAGCCTCCGCGCCCTGGAAGCAGCTCCAGGACTGGGCACCTGAGCCTGTGATCTGTACGATGAGCTTCGGCCAGTCTGGGAGGAGGGGCTCTGGCAAGGTTCGTGGGAACGGTGGGTTCCTACTTGGGGGCAGAGAAAGGGTCAGTTTGGGCACACTGCcagggacaggcaggcctggtggcCATCTTCAGACATTCCAGGGTAATGAGAAGACTGCCTCCCGGCTGGTCCCTGGGCAGTCGTCAGGCCAAGAAATCCCAGCTCTCTCCACCTATAGCTCGAATGGCCCCTGATAAAGTCACTAACAACACAATAAAAGCACCAGCTTCTTCCTGGAACCAGGGTCACCACTGATCACGGAATCATCTCCTCGACTGAGTCTAGATGCCCAGGGCCCCCACCTCCGACTGGAGTTTGGATCTTCTAGGTCCACCCTTTCTGGCCCAGGAGCCACTACCTCTGGGTGGACCACATGCCTGCATGAGGCAGAAGTGCAAACAGAAGGAGGCCTGGGCCAGGGGCAGGGGCCTTGGAGCTGGAGACTGTGCCCTGGACAGACAGGTGTGGGAGCCGGGGATTGGGGACCAAACACCACAGCTGCCCTTGCCCCTCCACGGGGGCTCATGGTACATACCTCCCTCTCCAGGCCTCCTAAATTTtgtgtggggaaggggtggggataAGGGGGTCACCCAGAAGGCAAGGTCTCTGCCCCTGCCTTTTATTCTGTTCTCTTCTCCCAGATTGTGTGCGGAATCTTGCTGCAAAGACAACAGGCCCTCCCTTCCCCGTGGCCTGAGCCTTCCAGCTGTCAGGTTTGAAAAGAAGCCACTGTGCTTCCAGGGCCTCCTGCACCAAGAGAGAGGCTCTCTGCTCCGGGCGGCTGCTCCTGTGTAGCCACCGCCTGGACTCTCCATTCCCTTAAATGGGCAGCATCAGGGTGGCTGGCACGGCACGGGGCAGGGGACGAGCCCTGTGTGCCTCCTCTCCGTCACCAGGACAGCCTCCAGGGGGTGAGGAATGAGGCTTTGCTCTGTAGTTCCCAGGGTCAGATCTTTCCCATCCAAGCAATAATGGGAGGAaggcccagggccagggccaCTCAGGGACACTGTCTGGGGCCGGGCCCCACATGGTGGTGTTTTctttaggaagagaaaaaaaaaaaaaaactggctgtaaacataaattatatttcttgGAGAAAGAATGTGCGTTTCCCACATGCCTGTTTATTTATAAGCCCTGGGAGCACTGGGTCCCGTTGCTGTGGGGACTCTGGGCTGCCCCTGGCACTGCCCTTTGTCCATGTGCCCCAGCCCTGCGTCACAGTGGCCCCAGCCAACTGTTTTGTCCTGTCTGGGGCAGGAGAGCTTGTCTTCAGTCACAAATGGCTTTGGCTGCTCAAGACTGCTCTTCCGTCTGGCTGTATCTTTCTGCCACCCAGccactgcccccccacccccagcctcccttccccagtcttctccagctttgttctcagATTCCTGActcttaatatatttttgaatctCAGGCTGGGCTGACCTTTATCTATTCTTTCACTGGTACTGACCCTGTTCCTCCCCATCTGTGActattcttccctccttccatctccctggctccattttcctctctctgtttctttctcttagtcgcttttttttttttttttttttagctcagtcattcctttctctcttcattGTTAAGGAGGGGATAAacagagttaatttttttttttttttaagagagaaaattgTAAAACATCAAGCCTGGAGGCCCATGTCCCATGAGAAGATGCTGCCAGGCCACCATCACCATGACAACAAGGATAATGTCATAAAAGGCCCAAAGGTCAGGCTTGGCCCAGCAGCTTGCTGGCCACTGGGCTGGGCCTGCAGATCAGGAGGAGGCCAGGGATGGGTCTGAAGGAATCAGCTTGGGAGAGTGAAGGCCTCCAAATGCACAAAGTGCTtgtagaatggggaagactagaggcTGCCTTCTCAAGGAAGAAAAGGAGCCTGGGGTTTGGCTGTGTCCCTCCCAGAGACCCTCAGGTGCCACGCTACCCCTGTTGAGGCTCCATCAGGGCTGGTGGTCCCTCCCCACTGGCCTAcctgctccccagcccccagctacCCGTGACTTATCACTTGGCCTTGGAGGAGCAGGGAGAAAGGGAGATGATTTTTATAGGGGCACTTGTAACAATGGCCAGGTCAGCGGTTCCCCACATTGTTAGGGGGACAGTCAGGGGTGGGTTGGTTGTGGGGGAACAgggcagggaagccctggaagagTTCAGTGTTTGTGCCAGGGATGCAGGGCAGAGGCAGGCTGTGGGGATGGTGATGAGATAAGAGCAGAGGCAGCAACAGGGCAAAAAACAGGCCCAGGGAGGTAAGTGACTTGCCCATAAGTGGATGTTAGGCCTGCTAACCCAGTGCTCAATCCGACACGGGAGATGCTACCTGCCTGTGGCTGGTGGTCAGGTCTGGGTGTGGAGTCAGTGGGAATCAtagcctctcttcctcctcctggagCTTCCCAACAGCCAGCCCTCCCAGCTGGCAGAGCAGCAGAGACTGGATGCCTTCCTGGATTCGTTACCATCATCCCCCTCTTCCCACTTCAGAAAGCAGGAGAACAGGGTGCTCAGAAACTGGGGGCCCTGCCCAGAAGCACCTCCCTTCCTTCCAGTGCCATCACATGGGCTTGCTTAGCCATTGCCCCAAAGCTTCCTTAAGACACCTGGACACTCGTTCTCAGAATGGACATTTATTAGCACACCTGAGTGTGCCACGCAGAACATGTGTTCAGACAGGGGTCCCTGCCCGGGGGTGGGGCTCACAGTCTAAAGGTGGCACAACTTGTACACACAGGACACAGACACAGGGAGCGGGGCGTCTTCAGGGGAGACCGGCCAGGGGAGCCACGGCTGGGGCATATAGCACGTTCAACCTGCGTCCTTCTGGTTGTctttgtgggggagggagaggcgaGCAGAACGTGGCCTGAGATGGCCTTCCAGAAAGCAGCGGCATCCAAGAGGGACTGGCAGGAGAGAGACCAGAGGGCAGTGGTCCCAGGCacagggaaggatgggggagcctctgCAGGCAGGGATGAAGAGAAACCCCACGAAGTGAAGGCGGGAGAAAGACAGAAGTGCAGGAGGAGAGAGGCTTGGAGCCCACGGCAAGGGGCTGTCACCTCTGCCAGGCCGAGCTGTCCTGCTTTTTAGCCTAGATTTTCCAGATCGAGCAGAAGTCCTGGCAAGAACTGCTTGTGAGGCTTACTTACCTGACCCTAGGGCTCCCTCCAACCTCTGAACCAGAGACACTTAAACCATATCGTCAGTATGGGGCAGAAGGGGAGAGGGCGGGCAGCTTCAGGTGGGAGTACTTAGCGCAGAGTGAGGAGAAAGCTGCCAGCCCCAGGTATGGGGGAGCAAGAGGCAAGGTGGCCCCTCTAATAGGGGTGGACAGGGGCCAGCAGGTGGACGCACAACAGTGGAGGGCTCTCCTTTCCTGTGCGCCCATAACAGGTGTAGCGCTTCCCTTCTGAACGCACCGGGAGAGCTGCCAAGCCTCGGTTTCCCCCGGGCTGTGTgcaagagggaaggaagaaagggcaaGAATTGTTATTGCTCTTCTGTGGATGGAGGGAACTGCGGAAGGAAACAGCTTGCCCCGGGGCCTCTGTGTCTGCTGGGGCCCAGCTTCCTAGGTCCTCAGGCAGGGACTGAGTTGAGACTTTTCTAATTCTAAAGGATGAAACCAGAAAAGGGTTGGAGAGAAGGCTCAGGTCCAGCCAACAGCCCAGAACTCCACAGGGAACAGAGAGGACACACTGGCCTGAAACGACAGTGGCCCTGTCAGAGTTCACGTTGGTGGTGGGAAAGGTGAAGGGTCTCCCTTTGGTTTGTCTCACCTGCCTTGGAGGGTGGTGAGGGTCCCCTGGGAACTGTGGGGAGGGCGTGTGGGGCTGGGTGAACTAGAGGGGCACCCTGTAAGCCCTAAGGAGACTCCACTCCCAATAAGCTTTGCTTTAGGCATGATCCAGGGGGTATGGCTGCTTCCTGGATTTCTGGGTAGCTGGTGGGTTCATATTCTCAACCTGAAGATAGGCTAGAAGGGCCTCATCAAGTGAAGCTGAATCCCAAAGGTGACAGGTGAGGGGAGACTTGGCCCCAGGCTATCCATCCCCATCCCCCACTTCTTCTTcccctgggagatagtggagggctaGGACCCACGGAGGAAACAGCCAAGGCCCTACTTTTTCACGATCCTTTATTAATCAGAACGGGCCTTGCCACAAAAAGCAGGGCCCATCCCCACAAAAATATGATTTTGCAAAGAGGAAATCTTGCTGGCTTAGAGGGTGCATGTGGTGGAAAATTTTTgtatggttttttttccccccctctttttttcttcagtttttcttcatttctcttcgctgcaatttttttttttttttttttgtgacggTGGGTTTTTGtcgtagattttttttttttttttaataaaacacttGCGCTCAAGGACTCAAACACAGTACAAACAGAAACCACCAATCCCCACCCCTGGGGCCCCAGCAGGACTGGGGACTCTGGGGACTCCCCTTGGCTTTTTGTGTGGCTGTTTTCCTTGTCCCTTCCCTGGCGTCTAGCGCCGGTGGGCAGGTGCGGGGTCCTGGGGCAGGTGGAATTTATACAGCAGTTATGTGGGGTGATGGTCACAAGAAAGGATACCTGAACAAGTTAACGACTAACTCTAGGGTGCCCACAAAGATGGTGGATGACGCTCAAgaagggtgcagggacacagtgGAGAAGAGATAGGTGGGCCCAGGCCGGCCTCAGCTATCCCCGGAGGCtctgtggggggaggggcaggcggGCCTTGCCTTCAGGCTTCGGTAATAATACTTTGCTCGCGGGTAGCACCTTCAGAATCCTCCAGCCTCCACCCCCAGGTCAGGTGACGGCGGCCTTACAACCTCCCCCATGAGGTAGGTGAAGTATTATTaccatcattttacagatggggaaactgaggccccgggAGTGTGGGTGATCTGTCCAAGGTCCTGGGATGGCAACAGGGCCGTGCCCTTCCTCCACCCCCAAGTTCCCCCTTTCTCTGTTCCCTAAAACCTTAGACCTCCCCCCGCCCTCACCCATACCACCCGCCTCTTCCCTTGCTAGCCCACGTTGCCCTTGGCCCGCCGCTTGCCACCGCTCCCCCGCGTCCCAGAGCTCAGGCTGCACGTCGGGGGTTGGAGAACCCCACGCGGGGTTCATCGCTGCGCCTGGGTGCGGTCAGGTTTGGAATAGGCAGGGCCAGGTAAGGCTCTCTGCATGTGATTGGCTAAGAGCTTCGTGGGCGGGGCTCGGAAAACGGGGACGCAGTTGCCCCGCCCACTCGGTGCTAGTTGGTCCAATTCCCGAGAGCTCTGTAGCAGGCAAGGGGACCTGGAGCGGGGCTTGCTGTCCCACCGGCCTCGGGGTGGAGGTGCACAGGATTTGAGGGCGGGATGGAGGCTGGCAGAGCCCTTCCGCTTCTCAGAGCTTCCAACAGCAACCTTTTTTCGCTTCCACTGTCTCCGGAGCCGCTGCCCTCCCTCCCCGCTGGGGGTTGGTTCCCCGGCCTGCCCGATAAGGGCCGTGCTATGAGGGCAGATCCCCATTTTAAGTAAAGCTACAATATAGAAAAATTGGGATTTACAAGGAATGTGGGTGACTACTTGCTTTACGTTAGCACTCTTCACTCTACAAAATGATTCACTTACTTTGTATGATATTCCTCCAGATCCTTAGGGTCAGGTGTAGGGGCGAAGGCGTGAGTCTATGTAAGAAATTTTGATATGGGCAAAAATGTGATCAGAATGCTCAGCTCAAAGGGAAGTCTGTTTAAGGAACATGGTTCCCAACTGCCCATGCTTTTGCCGTGCAAAGTGGGGGACCTTTTCCAGAGTCTCCTTTCCTGGGGCGTCACCCATTTAGGGGTAGAGCCGTGGTCCCAGGCCTCGTCCACAGACTGTGGTGTGCTGGCGCCACCTGGCGGCGTCTTCTGGGAATGCCAGGCGCAAGCGCGAGGACCCCGGGATTCGAAAGCGGTCGCCAGCTGTCTTGTATCAACACCGCGACCCATGTGGGGATGAGGGGGCTTAAGCAGGGATCATCTTGAAATTTTCCCTCTCCGTAGAGATGCTAGTTCTAGTCTCTGCAGCCGCGGAGGCAGGGAAACCACAGCTTCTTTGTGGGGGAGTAGGGCAACCTCAAAACTCACAGGATCCGGGAATGCTCTCTGCTTCCTTCGCCTGAACTATGGGACCAGGGGCGGTGGGAAAGGTGAGCTGCTCAAGTGATGCAAAGACAGAGACCACGATGGAATGAAAAGGAAGGTCTCCGAATGGGGATGGGGGCGTGGGGTGGGATGGAAGAGAGGGAGAATGTGTGTGGCAGGGAGGTCGGCAgacaggaggaaggggaaggaagctgGAAGGCGTGGCGAGTGCTGCCAGTGTGGCTGGGATGTGACACCTGGGAACGGGGAGGGTGTCTTTGGATGAGGATGTTAGGGAAGAGAGCTAGTGGGGGCTTGGGACCCCTGAGACAGAAAGGAGCAGAGGTGGAATGTGATATGCACAGTGGTGCCTAAAAGGCAAAAACTGATGCTCAAGAGATGACGCTGCTGGGGAGAGAGCCGGTGGAGAGcgtggggaggcaggaggagaaggacagaGCCCAGGTCTCAGCCtagctcctctctgcccctcttccccacccgactttccctccatccctgcctcaccccgcccccccacctgcctctcctctcccaccccctaGCTCTGTGCCTTGACTTCTCAAGCCTCCAGCCCACCCTGTGCGTTCAGCCTCTTCTGTTCAGCCTCTTCAGCACATGGGCCCCAGGGACACAGGGAGTGCGTACTGCCACCcccacacgtgcacgcacacacacgttaCACACGCACGGTGGACACAACACAATACACAGGGCTGCGGCTCCAGGACCCCCGGAGTAGGCTATATACTATCCTCGGCACTCAGGGCCCAGCCGGCTCCTGAAACTGCCCTGAACAGGCCTCCCTCTCTCTCGGTCAGGCCAGGCCGGGGCCAAACGCCTCCGACATCCCCTCTCCTGGGCCCAcgttgggggcgggggcggggggcggcctTCCTCCACTCCTAGGCGCTGCCTTAAAGAAAACGGGGGACTGTGCCCACCTGGCGGGCCTCTGGAGGGATCTGCCCTCTGGCTCTCAAGCTCACCTCCCCGCTTCTTGAGTATCAGCAAGTCAGGAAGGAAAGGGGCAAAGCAGGCAAATGGCTCCCAGAGCCCCTCCCCCAGAGCTGGACCGGTGGGGAATGGGGCTGGTGCTCCCTAGAAGCAGGGCCCGACTGGTTCCTGGGACCTCTCCCTGGCCGAGCCCTCGGGATCCTTCCCTCACCCGTGGCCGGGGGGCCAGGCCGGGCCTTGTGCATAAAGTGGTGAGGGCGTGATGGGGACCCGGCCCTCAGCCCCCTGGGGCTCCCTTGGCCCCATTCAGGCCTTCAGCTGGTGCCACTGGGCCACAGGCTGCCGGGGCCGGGCAATCATGTCCTTCCAGTGCTTCACTTCCCCGGGCCCACTCTTCCAGGACAGGTAGatctggggagagagggaagaggaggcgTTAGCGGCACCCTCTGAGgcactgtcccttcccccactgGTGGTGACACTCCGTGTCCACCGTGGCACCCTAGCTTGTGATCGTGGGGACCAATGGGGTCTCTGCCTGCAGTTACAACCTAGCCTACAGAAGCCCCTCCTGTCtccacccaccccccaaccaGCCTGACCTATCTTCCTTGTTGTGCTTTCCCTCGGGAGCCTGGGCATGCCTGGCCCTTTCCAATTAAACACCCAGCCTGTTTCGTGGTGGGAGAGGGATGGGGATGGAGGCAGGGTTCTCCCATGCTCTTCCCTCCCCTACCTGCTGGGCACTGTCTATCCCTCCTTACTGACAAACACTCTTACACTTCATAGGCACGCTTACTACCTATCAGGCACGGAGCTAGGGATTTGCATACATAGATCATCAAATCCTTACCGGTGAGGCAGGTAtgttactatccccattttacagatggagaaactaaggTACAGAGAGTTAAGAGACTGACCCACAGTCACAGGATTTATGCGTGGTGCAGAAGGATTTAAATCTGGGTCTCTGGGGcttcatttgttgttcagtcgctcagtcttaccCGAGTCTCGGCGACCCC is drawn from Ovis aries strain OAR_USU_Benz2616 breed Rambouillet chromosome 21, ARS-UI_Ramb_v3.0, whole genome shotgun sequence and contains these coding sequences:
- the LRRC10B gene encoding leucine-rich repeat-containing protein 10B — encoded protein: MGIAESTPDELPSDAEEQLRNGEQQLELSGRRLRRLPSAVCALSRLQKLYVSGTGLRELPEEIEELRELRILALDFNKLERLPDGLCRLPRLTRLYLGSNRLLALPADFAQLQSLRCLWIEGNFLRRFPRPLLRLVALQSLQMGDNRLRALPAELPRMTGLRGLWLYGNRFEEFPPALLRMGRLHILDLDRNRLGGFPDLHPLRALRVFSYDHNPVTGPPRVADTVFLVGEGAVERMAERDEPTPRPLPRRPARAFEDEEEEDLLIGGGSSRALEGPGDSLRALEAAPGLGT